One genomic window of Dunckerocampus dactyliophorus isolate RoL2022-P2 chromosome 7, RoL_Ddac_1.1, whole genome shotgun sequence includes the following:
- the cited4b gene encoding cbp/p300-interacting transactivator 4b, whose protein sequence is MAEHLMMPMNHGSAGAGLHGYRMGMNGLQAGHQPHGNQQAMRPLPGGQMMHYGGAQASMETAMRQRQGMVAGPMSGQMNGGQMGHHHHQMTSGNMMYNGQQQHHMHQAQQQHQPHQQHQAQQNQFMNGGLTSQQLMASMQLQKLNTQYHGHPLGPMGGNHMGPANQYRMNPAQLANMQHMAGPALALNGMDADMIDEEVLTSLVMELGLDRVQELPELFLGQNEFDFISDFVSKQQPSTVSC, encoded by the coding sequence ATGGCAGAGCACCTCATGATGCCCATGAATCACGGCTCGGCCGGCGCTGGTCTCCACGGTTACCGGATGGGCATGAACGGCCTGCAGGCGGGCCACCAGCCGCACGGCAACCAGCAGGCCATGCGACCGCTGCCCGGCGGCCAGATGATGCATTACGGCGGCGCCCAGGCCAGCATGGAGACGGCCATGCGGCAGCGGCAGGGCATGGTGGCCGGGCCCATGAGCGGACAAATGAACGGCGGCCAAATgggccaccaccaccaccagatgACCTCTGGGAACATGATGTATAAcgggcagcagcagcatcacatGCACCAGgcccagcagcagcaccagccgCACCAACAACACCAAGCCCAACAGAACCAGTTCATGAATGGAGGCTTAACATCTCAGCAGCTCATGGCCAGCATGCAGCTACAAAAACTCAACACCCAGTATCACGGACACCCGCTGGGCCCCATGGGCGGGAACCACATGGGACCTGCGAACCAGTATCGCATGAACCCTGCCCAGCTGGCCAACATGCAGCACATGGCGGGCCCGGCACTGGCCCTGAACGGTATGGACGCAGACATGATCGATGAGGAGGTGCTGACCTCGCTGGTCATGGAGCTGGGCCTGGATCGGGTGCAGGAGCTGCCGGAACTCTTCCTGGGCCAGAACGAGTTTGACTTCATCTCAGACTTTGTGAGCAAACAGCAGCCCAGCACTGTCAGCTGCTGA